In one window of Cydia pomonella isolate Wapato2018A chromosome 16, ilCydPomo1, whole genome shotgun sequence DNA:
- the LOC133526491 gene encoding beta-1,4-N-acetylgalactosaminyltransferase bre-4-like isoform X1 translates to MKQHMEYGIFIIEQAGTHPFNRGQLMNVGFLESQKMGSWECFIFHDVDLLPLDRRNLYQCGEQPRHLAAAVDTWDFKLPYDNLFGGVTAITLKQFKKVNGFSNRYWGWGGEDDDMFRRLWMMGYRITRYNMSVARYAMLRHSEAVPNPKRIHHLTRTKKKFKEDGLSSLKHVVIKRNLHQLYKHIIVNLKWEVDNIELLYLANMLFGDKL, encoded by the exons ATGAAGCAACACATGGAATATGGAATTTTTATTATAGAACAAGCAG GTACACATCCGTTCAACCGCGGCCAGCTCATGAACGTGGGATTCTTGGAGAGCCAGAAGATGGGCAGCTGGGAGTGCTTCATCTTCCACGACGTGGACTTACTGCCGCTCGACCGACGGAACCTGTACCAGTGCGGCGAGCAGCCTCGCCATTTAGCTGCTGCCGTCGACACGTGGGATTTTAA GCTACCGTATGATAATTTGTTTGGCGGTGTAACAGCCATAACGCTGAAGCAATTCAAGAAAGTCAACGGTTTCTCCAACCGATACTGGGGGTGGGGCGGTGAAGACGACGATATGTttcgtag GTTGTGGATGATGGGTTATCGTATCACACGTTACAATATGTCCGTAGCTCGGTATGCTATGCTCCGCCACTCGGAAGCAGTACCCAACCCAAAAAG AATACATCATTTGAcaagaacgaaaaaaaaattcaaggaAGACGGTTTATCGTCACTAAAACACGTGGTTATTAAAAGAAACCTTCACCAGCTGTACAAGCACATCATTGTGAACCTCAAGTGGGAAGTGGACAACATTGAACTACTATATCTCGCGAACATGCTATTTGGTGATAAATTATAA
- the LOC133526488 gene encoding beta-1,4-N-acetylgalactosaminyltransferase bre-4-like, with protein sequence MSLYFTISGYGLVLTKPELLRRREYVIICFVLTFAIILALRMLCNTVHNYRRQEMLRVREEIPLCDLPPNLGPISVNTTYIDLEKLDESAFPEVKWGGRFSPNDCTALHKVAIIVPFRAHKQLLPIFLNHMHQFLMKQQLEYGIFIIEQAFRYDYFNSGKLRNVGFLESQNASDWQCFIFHDIDLLPMDQRNLYSCPDKKHPRQHVAAVYRQAYKLPYNTVSSGVSAMTQKQFTDVNGFSNAYWGIGGEDDDMVLRMHSKGYVISRYNETIARYASLYHKPNPTNKNKRYKWYKIMMEAKNALQSEGLSTLKYSVKSVVPHRLYTHIKADIGRSPTYQKVLKIIRTLQLADRISMRERMDSVKKELIAIL encoded by the exons ATGAGCCTCTATTTTACAATTTCAGGATACGGCCTGGTCTTAACTAAGCCTGAGTTACTACGAAGGCGCGAATATGTCATTATCTGCTTCGTGCTAACATTTGCAATAATACTTGCCTTACGAATGCTTTGCAACACAGTTCACAACTATCGCAG GCAAGAAATGCTACGAGTACGAGAAGAAATACCGTTATGCGACTTACCTCCGAATTTAG GTCCCATCTCAGTAAACACGACTTACATAGACCTAGAAAAGTTGGACGAGAGTGCATTTCCAGAAGTAAAATGGGGCGGCCGTTTCTCCCCAAATGATTGCACCGCCCTGCACAAAGTGGCCATTATAGTGCCTTTTAG AGCTCACAAGCAACTGTTGCCGATATTCTTAAACCACATGCATCAGTTCCTAATGAAACAACAGCTAGAATACGGCATATTTATCATCGAACAAGCATTTAG GTATGACTACTTCAATAGTGGGAAGCTTCGGAACGTAGGTTTCCTGGAAAGTCAGAACGCAAGCGATTGGCAATGCTTCATCTTCCACGATATTGACCTGCTGCCGATGGACCAGCGGAACTTGTACTCTTGCCCCGACAAGAAGCATCCAAGACAACACGTTGCCGCTGTTTATCGTCAAGCTTACAA ACTTCCTTACAACACCGTGTCCAGTGGAGTATCAGCTATGACACAGAAGCAGTTCACCGACGTAAATGGTTTCAGCAACGCATACTGGGGCATAGGCGGAGAGGACGATGACATGGTCTTAAG AATGCATTCGAAGGGTTACGTCATTTCAAGATACAACGAGACTATCGCTCGATATGCTTCGTTGTACCACAAGCCAAACCCAACCAACAAAAATAAACG GTACAAATGGTACAAAATTATGATGGAAGCCAAGAATGCTCTACAAAGCGAGGGCTTGTCCACTCTAAAGTACTCCGTAAAAAGTGTCGTCCCCCACCGCTTATACACACATATCAAGGCAGACATCGGCCGGTCGCCCACCTATCAAAAAGTATTGAAGATAATAAGGACACTTCAGCTAGCTGACAGAATAAGCATGCGAGAAAGAATGGACAGTGTTAAGAAGGAGCTCATCgctatattataa
- the LOC133526492 gene encoding uncharacterized protein LOC133526492 isoform X2 has translation MPKYYRFRATTPTRKVRQIKEKDIKREVQKPEHPYNLPEDILGLTLVCAAPSWYLRRTAWREGPTIAGPLRQLSSVAGRAVFIVKPSW, from the exons atgccgaaatattacagatttagaGCCACAACGCCTACCCGCAAGGTCAGGCAAATTAAGGAGAAAgatattaagagggaagtgcAAAA ACCCGAGCACCCATATAATCTGCCTGAAGACATCCTGGGCCTGACGCTGGTGTGCGCGGCGCCATCTTGGTACCTGCGCCGCACCGCGTGGCGCGAGGGCCCTACGATCGCGGGCCCGCTGCGGCAGCTCTCGTCTGTCGCTGGACGGGCCGTCTTCATCGTGAAGCCGTCGTGGTGA
- the LOC133526492 gene encoding uncharacterized protein LOC133526492 isoform X1, producing the protein MPKYYRFRATTPTRKVRQIKEKDIKREVQNRPEHPYNLPEDILGLTLVCAAPSWYLRRTAWREGPTIAGPLRQLSSVAGRAVFIVKPSW; encoded by the exons atgccgaaatattacagatttagaGCCACAACGCCTACCCGCAAGGTCAGGCAAATTAAGGAGAAAgatattaagagggaagtgcAAAA CAGACCCGAGCACCCATATAATCTGCCTGAAGACATCCTGGGCCTGACGCTGGTGTGCGCGGCGCCATCTTGGTACCTGCGCCGCACCGCGTGGCGCGAGGGCCCTACGATCGCGGGCCCGCTGCGGCAGCTCTCGTCTGTCGCTGGACGGGCCGTCTTCATCGTGAAGCCGTCGTGGTGA